Proteins encoded together in one Oryzias latipes chromosome 11, ASM223467v1 window:
- the cap1 gene encoding adenylyl cyclase-associated protein 1, whose amino-acid sequence MAELASLVQRLELAVGRLEAMSGPGGSSTGGSAGGAVSAYVEAFDGIVSGPLAQYLSLSQQIGGDVQKHAEMMKQAFASQRQLLITASNSQKPSDNVLATLMQPVSKAIQQVQAFREQNRTSPLFNHLSAVSESVPALGWVAMAPKPGPYVKEMQDAAMFYTNRVLKDYKEKDKMHVDWVKAYVSIWTELQNYIKEHHTTGLTWSKTGPVASSSAAPPPGGCPAPPPPGPPPPPPPADLSGSSSGGGGGADTRNALFASINKGADITKGLKHVSDNEKTHKNPGLRGNTGPVRSGPKPYGSTSQPAASSAPVRKLPPVLELEGKKWKVENQEGAQNLVISDTELKQVVYAFKCNNSTLQVKGKINSITMDNCKKMGLVFEDAVGIVEVINCKDVKIQVTGKVPTISINKTDGCHVYLSKDSLSCELVSAKSSEMNVLVPNKDGEFTELPVPEQFKTVWDGQKLVTTATEIAG is encoded by the exons ATGGCAGAGTTGGCGAGTCTAGTGCAGCGGCTGGAGTTGGCTGTGGGGCGACTTGAGGCCATGTCGGGGCCGGGGGGCAGCAGCACAGGAGGTTCTGCGGGGGGAG CCGTGTCTGCATACGTGGAGGCCTTCGACGGCATCGTCAGCGGCCCCTTGGCTCAGTACCTGTCACTCAGTCAGCAGATCGGCGGGGACGTCCAGAAACAC gCAGAGATGATGAAGCAGGCCTTCGCCAGTCAGAGGCAGCTCCTCATCACAGCCTCCAACTCCCAGAAGCCCTCTGAT AATGTCCTCGCCACCCTGATGCAGCCCGTGTCCAAAGCCATCCAGCAGGTCCAGGCGTTCCGTGAGCAGAACCGGACCTCGCCGCTCTTCAACCACCTGTCTGCGGTCAGCGAGAGCGTGCCAGCGCTGGGATGGGTTGCCATG GCGCCGAAGCCCGGTCCGTACGTTAAGGAGATGCAGGATGCTGCCATGTTCTACACCAACCGCGTGCTGAAGGACTACAAGGAGAA AGATAAGATGCACGTGGACTGGGTCAAGGCCTACGTCTCCATCTGGACCGAGCTGCAGAACTACATCAAGGAGCATCACACCACCGGGCTGACCTGGAGCAAGACC GGTCCCGTGGCctcatcctctgcagctccaccCCCCGGTGGGTGTCCTGCCCCTCCTCCCCctggacctcctcctcctcctccccctgcagACCTGAGCGGATCAAGCAGTGGCGGTGGAGGCGGAGCTGACACCCGGAACGCCCTGTTCGCCTCCATCAACAAGGGAGCTGACATAACTAAAG GTCTGAAACACGTCAGCGACAATGAGAAGACCCACAAGAACCCGGGTCTGAGGGGTAACACTGGCCCGGTCCGCTCGGGGCCCAAACCCTATGGCTCCACCAGCCAACCGGCTGCGTCTTCTGCCCCTGTCCGCAAGCTGCCCCCTGTGCTGGAGCTGGAGGGGAAAAAGTGGAAAGTG GAGAACCAGGAGGGAGCGCAGAATCTGGTGATCAGCGACACAGAGCTCAAGCAGGTGGTGTACGCCTTCAAGTGCAACAACAGCACCCTGCAGGTCAAAGGCAAGATCAACTCCATCACCATGG ATAACTGTAAGAAGATGGGTTTGGTCTTTGAGGATGCGGTCGGCATTGTGGAGGTCATCAACTGTAAGGACGTCAAAATCCAG GTCACAGGGAAAGTCCCGACCATTTCCATCAACAAGACAGACGGCTGCCACGTTTACCTGAGCAAAGACTCGCTGAGCTGCGAGCTCGTCAGCGCCAAGAGCTCCGAGATGAATGTTCTGGTCCCCAACAAGGACGGCGAGTTT acgGAGCTTCCAGTTCCCGAACAGTTCAAGACCGTCTGGGACGGCCAGAAGCTGGTGACCACAGCCACGGAGATCGCTGGGTAG
- the ppt1 gene encoding palmitoyl-protein thioesterase 1 isoform X2 yields MGAIKKMIEQEIAGIYVLSLMIGKNVVEDTENGFFLDVNHQVSMVCSQLAQDPNLQGGYNAMGFSQGAQFLRAVAQRCPSPPMKKLISVGGQHQGVYGLPRCPGESSHLCDMIREALNRGAYSDLVQKHLVQAQYWHDPLNDDLYKKHSLFLADINQERSVNETYKKNLQQLEKFVMVKFLQDSVVDPVDTEWFGFLKTGQAKVTETLQESDLYKQDRLGLAAMDKAGKLVFLATEGDHLQFSKEWFDANLLPYLR; encoded by the exons ATGGGCGCCATAAAGAAGATGATCGAGCAGGAGATCGCTGGCATCTATGTTCTGTCGCTGATGATCGGGAAAAATGTGGTGGAG GACACAGAGAACGGGTTTTTCCTGGATGTGAACCACCAGGTGTCGATGGTGTGCAGTCAGCTGGCTCAGGACCCAAACCTACAAGGGGGGTATAACGCCATGGGCTTCTCACAGGGGGCGCAGTTCCT GAGAGCTGTGGCTCAGCGATGTCCCTCCCCACCAATGAAGAAGCTGATATCTGTTGGGGGCCAGCACCAAG GTGTGTATGGGCTGCCCAGGTGTCCCGGCGAGAGCTCCCACCTGTGCGACATGATCCGCGAGGCTCTGAACAGGGGGGCGTACAGTGACCTGGTGCAGAAGCA CCTGGTGCAGGCCCAGTACTGGCACGACCCGCTCAACGACGACCTGTACAAGAAGCACAGCCTGTTCCTGGCAGACATTAACCAGGAGAGG AGCGTAAACGAGACGTACAAGAAGAATCTCCAGCAGTTGGAGAAGTTTGTGATGGTGAAGTTTCTGCAGGACTCGGTGGTGGATCCTGTTGACACGGAG TGGTTCGGCTTCCTGAAAACAGGCCAAGCCAAAGTGACGGAGACTCTGCAGGAGAGCGACCTCTACAAACAG GACCGGTTGGGCCTCGCTGCCATGGACAAAGCCGGAAAGCTGGTCTTCCTGGCTACAGAGGGAGACCACCTGCAGTTCTCCAAGGAATGGTTTGACGCCAACCTGCTGCCGTACCTGAGGTAG
- the ppt1 gene encoding palmitoyl-protein thioesterase 1 isoform X1, with the protein MAVLLLSSLLLAAPVLLVVSGPVPGSTNKTVPLILWHGMGDSCCNPLSMGAIKKMIEQEIAGIYVLSLMIGKNVVEDTENGFFLDVNHQVSMVCSQLAQDPNLQGGYNAMGFSQGAQFLRAVAQRCPSPPMKKLISVGGQHQGVYGLPRCPGESSHLCDMIREALNRGAYSDLVQKHLVQAQYWHDPLNDDLYKKHSLFLADINQERSVNETYKKNLQQLEKFVMVKFLQDSVVDPVDTEWFGFLKTGQAKVTETLQESDLYKQDRLGLAAMDKAGKLVFLATEGDHLQFSKEWFDANLLPYLR; encoded by the exons ATGGCTGTCCTCCTCCTGTCCAGTCTCCTGCTGGCTGCGCCAGTCCTCCTGGTGGTGTCCGGACCGGTTCCTGGCTCCACCAACAAGACGGTGCCTCTGATACTGTGGCATGGAATGG GTGACAGCTGCTGCAACCCGCTCAGCATGGGCGCCATAAAGAAGATGATCGAGCAGGAGATCGCTGGCATCTATGTTCTGTCGCTGATGATCGGGAAAAATGTGGTGGAG GACACAGAGAACGGGTTTTTCCTGGATGTGAACCACCAGGTGTCGATGGTGTGCAGTCAGCTGGCTCAGGACCCAAACCTACAAGGGGGGTATAACGCCATGGGCTTCTCACAGGGGGCGCAGTTCCT GAGAGCTGTGGCTCAGCGATGTCCCTCCCCACCAATGAAGAAGCTGATATCTGTTGGGGGCCAGCACCAAG GTGTGTATGGGCTGCCCAGGTGTCCCGGCGAGAGCTCCCACCTGTGCGACATGATCCGCGAGGCTCTGAACAGGGGGGCGTACAGTGACCTGGTGCAGAAGCA CCTGGTGCAGGCCCAGTACTGGCACGACCCGCTCAACGACGACCTGTACAAGAAGCACAGCCTGTTCCTGGCAGACATTAACCAGGAGAGG AGCGTAAACGAGACGTACAAGAAGAATCTCCAGCAGTTGGAGAAGTTTGTGATGGTGAAGTTTCTGCAGGACTCGGTGGTGGATCCTGTTGACACGGAG TGGTTCGGCTTCCTGAAAACAGGCCAAGCCAAAGTGACGGAGACTCTGCAGGAGAGCGACCTCTACAAACAG GACCGGTTGGGCCTCGCTGCCATGGACAAAGCCGGAAAGCTGGTCTTCCTGGCTACAGAGGGAGACCACCTGCAGTTCTCCAAGGAATGGTTTGACGCCAACCTGCTGCCGTACCTGAGGTAG
- the kiaa0319l gene encoding dyslexia-associated protein KIAA0319-like protein homolog gives MPYADPKLLTWSLPHLLQLLLTYLWLLAPPPGVTADLCHVTGGMLGIHWSSTVTLGWYPRAIGWGGATCWERCCLDPSCSAVWSLGGRCVLLSCSRKDGCPVSFLPQPHEESLGLLQLTSKVVVTRKRRSLRASHSGHPRRYTKSPKLETTPSLPPPPSTIALLQTAQKNLSQSDDESSATLIKQNSTVNGTSDLVASSNSSDPTADTTPPPRQTVKELVVSAGESVEVTLPRNEVELNAFVLPTPPPGTNYAFDWRLITHPKDYSGEMEGKKSKTLKLSQLTVGLYEFGVTVDGEDAHGEGFVNVTVKPEPRVNKPPVAVVSPKFQEISLPTSSTVIDGSQSTDDDKVVAWHWEEVKGPLREEKVLADTKILTLTNLVPGNYTFSLTVTDTDGATNSTQATLSVNKAKDYRPISNAGPNQVIQLPRNSITLYGNQSTDDHDSLSYEWSLSPESKDKVVEMQGVRTPILQLSAMQEGDYTFQLTVTDSSGQQDTSHVTVIVQPENNKAPVANAGPEKELTLPVDRTTLDGSKSSDDQRIATYRWTKTSGPDGVKIENADSAIATVTGLEVGTYTFMLTVTDDRNLENSDTVTVIVREEKDQPPVARVISSPPISLPVRTASLDGSHSTDDEGGLSYLWTRDDSSPAAGEVLNNSDHQAVLFLGNLVEGKYRFKLTVTDSKGQSSSDSGTVEVKADPWEKDLVELVLEVPVSQVFQRQRDLLLRQVEVLLGVLDGDIIVREITAFNEHSTRLVFLVSAGPGRPPLSGRSVALGLRNKLRKQKNDFLIFKARRVDTIVCQLNCSGHGECDPFSRRCVCHPFWMENFFRVQLEDAESNCEWSVLYVTIASFMIVVATATLIWAVFCCCRRRKSRVRRSKSRYKILEAEERDSLELQPPRPARLKPVPAPTSSALMRSDSDLDSEDAQGGDPWTEQERGKLLRPQNGSLRNGQGPPRHKKRREELL, from the exons ATGCCCTATGCAGATCCCAAACTGCTTACCTGGAGCTtacctcacctgctgcagctgctgttgaCCTACCTCTGGCTCTTGGCTCCACCCCCAG GTGTGACAGCAGATCTGTGCCATGTCACTGGTGGCATGTTGGGGATCCACTGGAGTAGCACCGTCACTTTGGGCTGGTACCCTCGGGCGATCGGCTGGGGCGGGGCTACATGCTGGGAGCGGTGCTGCTTGGATCCGAGCTGCAGTGCGGTGTGGAGCCTTGGCGGCCGCTGTGTGCTCCTCAGCTGCTCCCGGAAGGACGGCTGTCCCGTTAGTTTTCTACCCCAGCCTCATGAAGAGTCTCTAGGCCTCCTGCAGCTGACCTCCAAG GTTGTCGTCACAAGAAAGCGCAGAAGTCTTCGGGCATCACACTCTGGACACCCCAGAAGATACACG AAAAGCCCCAAACTAGAAACGACACCTTCCCTTCCTCCACCTCCCAGCACCATCGCTCTTCTCCAGACAGCCCAGAAGAACCTCAGCCAGTCGGATGATGAGAGTTCAGCCACTTTAATAAAGCAGAACTCGACGGTGAACGGCACCAGCGATCTCGTTGCATCTTCCAATAGCAGTGACCCCACCGCAGACACCACCCCGCCTCCACGTCAAACCG TGAAGGAACTGGTGGTGTCAGCAGGAGAGAGCGTTGAGGTCACTCTGCCCCGCAATGAGGTGGAGCTAAATGCCTTTGTGCTGCCAACACCTCCACCAG GGACAAACTATGCATTTGACTGGAGACTGATTACTCATCCCAAAGACTACAGTGGAGAGATGGAAGGCAAGAAGAGCAAAACATTAAAGCTCAGCCAG TTGACTGTGGGACTGTATGAGTTTGGCGTGACGGTGGACGGGGAGGACGCCCACGGAGAGGGCTTTGTCAACGTCACTGTCAAACCag AGCCGCGAGTAAACAAGCCCCCGGTTGCCGTGGTTTCCCCCAAGTTCCAAGAAATCTCCCTGCCGACCAGCTCCACAGTGATCGATGGCAGCC AGAGCACAGATGATGACAAGGTGGTGGCCTGGCACTGGGAGGAGGTCAAAGGCCCGCTAAGAGAGGAAAAGGTCTTAGCTGACACCAAGATCCTCACCCTGACCAACCTGGTACCTGGAAACTACACGTTCAG TTTGACAGTGACAGACACTGATGGAGCCACAAACTCCACCCAGGCCACCCTCTCCGTCAACAAAGCCAAGGACTACCGACCCATATCCAACGCCGGCCCCAACCAG GTCATCCAGCTGCCGCGCAACTCCATCACTCTGTACGGCAACCAGAGCACCGACGACCACGACTCTCTGTCCTACGAGTGGTCGCTCAGCCCGGAGAGCAAGGACAAGGTGGTGGAGATGCAG GGGGTCAGGACTCCAATCCTGCAGCTGTCGGCCATGCAGGAGGGGGACTACACCTTCCAGCTGACGGTGACGGACTCGTCGGGACAGCAGGATACTTCGCACGTCACCGTCATTGTGCAGCCAG AGAACAACAAAGCCCCGGTGGCCAATGCCGGGCCGGAAAAGGAGTTGACGCTCCCTGTGGACAGAACCACACTAGACGGCAGCaaaagcagcgacgaccagaGGATTGCCACCTACCGCTGGACGAAGACCAG TGGCCCTGATGGTGTAAAGATCGAGAACGCAGACAGTGCCATTGCCACGGTAACGGGTCTGGAGGTCGGCACGTACACGTTCATGCTGACAGTGACGGATGACCGGAACCTGGAGAACAGCGACACAGTGACGGTCATTGTTAGAGAAG AGAAGGACCAGCCACCCGTGGCCCGTGTCATTTCCAGTCCTCCAATCTCTCTTCCCGTCCGGACTGCCTCTCTGGACGGGTCGCATTCCACTGATGACGAAGGGGGCTTATCGTACCTGTGGACCCGAGACGACAGCAGCCCCGCGGCAGGG GAGGTCCTGAACAACTCTGACCACCAGGCGGTGCTGTTCCTGGGAAACCTGGTGGAGGGGAAGTACAGGTTCAAGCTGACCGTGACTGACAGCAAAGGACAGAGCAGCTCTGACAGTGGAACCGTGGAGGTCAAAGCAG ACCCGTGGGAGAAGGATCTGGTGGAGCTGGTGCTGGAGGTTCCGGTGAGCCAGGTCTTCCAGCGCCAGCGTGACCTGCTGCTCAGGCAGGTGGAGGTTCTCCTGGGCGTGCTCGATGGCGACATCATCGTCCGAGAGATCACAGCCTTCAACGAGCACAG caCCCGGCTGGTCTTCCTGGTTTCAGCAGGGCCGGGTCGCCCCCCTCTGTCTGGACGCAGCGTCGCACTCGGACTGCGTAACAAACTGCGCAAGCAGAAGAACGACTTCCTGATCTTCAAAGCGCGGCGCGTTGACACCATAG tcTGCCAGCTGAACTGCTCCGGCCACGGCGAGTGCGACCCGTTCAGCCGGCGCTGCGTTTGTCACCCCTTCTGGATGGAGAACTTCTTCCGAGTTCAGCTGGAAGACGCTGAGAGCAACTGTG AGTGGAGCGTGCTCTATGTGACCATTGCATCCTTCATGATTGTGGTTGCCACGGCGACGCTGATCTGGGCCGTGTTTTGCTGCTGCCGCAG gcGGAAGAGCAGAGTCCGACGAAGCAAAAGCCGATACAAGATCCTGGAAGCTGAGGAACGGGACAGCCTGGAACTGCAGCCACCCCGACCCG CCCGCCTGAAACCCGTCCCCGCTCCCACCTCTTCCGCCCTCATGCGCTCCGACTCAGACTTGGACAGCGAGGACGCGCAGGGCGGTGACCCGTGGACCGAGCAGGAGCGAGGGAAGCTGCTGCGGCCCCAGAACGGCTCCCTGAGGAACGGCCAGGGCCCCCCCAGACACAAGAAGCGGAGGGAAGAGCTGCTTTAG
- the LOC101166316 gene encoding ras-related GTP-binding protein C-like yields the protein MNIQYEDPALSGSYGVVGSFPKSFGYGGEEQDDLEEKCPPADKPRILLMGLRRSGKSSIQKVVFHKMSPNETLFLESTNKIYKDDISSSSFVNFQIWDFPGQVDFFDPTFDSEMIFKGTGALIFVIDAQDDYMEALGRLHLTVSRAYKVNPDINFEVFIHKVDGLSDDHKIETQRDIHQRANDDLADASLEKLHLSFYLTSIYDHSIFEAFSKVVQKLIPQLPTLENLLNIFISHSAIEKAFLFDVVSKIYIATDSSPVDMQSYELCCDMIDVVIDVSCIYGLMEDGSGCAYDKESLAIIKLNNTTVLYLKEVTKFLALVCILREESFERKGLIDYNFHCFRKAIHEIFEVGGSFEGAAWRPASSCSNQMGLKYAALNGSAV from the exons ATGAATATCCAGTACGAGGACCCAGCTTTGTCCGGCAGCTACGGCGTGGTGGGCTCTTTCCCAAAGAGCTTTGGCTACGGGGGCGAGGAGCAGGATGATCTGGAGGAGAAATGCCCCCCCGCAGACAAACCGAGGATCCTGCTGATGGGGCTGAGGAGGAGCGGCAAGTCCTCCATCCAGaag GTCGTTTTCCACAAGATGTCCCCCAACGAGACTCTGTTCCTGGAGAGCACCAACAAAATCTACAAGGACGACATTTCCAGCAGCTCCTTCGTCAACTTCCAGATCTGGGACTTTCCCGGCCAGGTGGACTTCTTCGACCCCACCTTCGACAGCGAGATGATCTTCAAAGGAACGGGTGCCCTGATCTTCGTCATTGACGCTCAG GACGACTACATGGAGGCTCTGGGGCGTCTGCACCTGACAGTGTCCAGAGCCTACAAGGTGAACCCGGACATCAACTTTGAGGTCTTCATCCATAAAGTGGACGGACTGTCGGACGACCACAAGATTGAGACTCAGAGAGACATTCACCAGAGGGCCAACGATGACCTGGCCGACGCAAGCTTGGAGAAGCTTCACCTTAG CTTCTACCTGACAAGCATCTACGATCACTCCATATTTGAGGCCTTCAGCAAAGTCGTGCAGAAGCTCATTCCTCAGCTGCCGACGTTGGAGAACCTCTTGAACATCTTTATCTCG CACTCCGCCATCGAGAAGGCCTTCCTGTTCGACGTTGTTAGCAAGATCTACATCGCCACGGACAGCTCTCCCGTGGACATGCAGTCCTACGAGCTCTGCTGTGACATGATCGACGTGGTCATCGACGTTTCCTGCATTTACGG GCTGATGGAGGACGGCAGCGGCTGCGCCTATGACAAAGAGTCTCTGGCCATCATCAAGCTGAACAACACGACTGTGCTCTACCTGAAGGAGGTCACCAAGTTCCTGGCTCTGGTCTGCATCCTCCGAGAGGAGAGCTTCGAGAGAAAAG GTTTGATCGACTATAACTTTCACTGTTTCCGGAAAGCCATCCATGAGATTTTTGAGGTGGGGGGGTCGTTCGAAGGTGCCGCCTGGAGACCCGCCAGTTCCTGTAGCAACCAGATGGGCCTGAAGTACGCAGCGCTAAATGGAAGTGCTGTTTGA